A region of Hydrogenimonas cancrithermarum DNA encodes the following proteins:
- a CDS encoding PAS domain-containing protein translates to MARPTPIDEEITLDPKRYIVSKTDTKGVIEYGNDYFVQISGYKESELIGQPHNIIRHPDMPRIVFKMMWDRIRNRENIFAIVKNLAKDGRYYWVVTEFETKVDPLTNEITGYTAFRKAAPKEAVKAIEPIYEKLIEIEAVGGMEASEKYLRGYLEERGVTYDEFVNDLIGNKGLFKAFFKLMKKMFG, encoded by the coding sequence ATGGCACGACCCACTCCGATCGATGAAGAGATCACGCTCGATCCCAAGCGCTATATCGTCAGCAAAACGGATACAAAAGGCGTTATCGAGTACGGTAACGACTACTTCGTTCAGATCAGCGGATACAAGGAGTCCGAACTCATCGGCCAGCCGCACAACATCATCCGTCATCCGGATATGCCCAGAATCGTCTTCAAAATGATGTGGGACCGCATCAGGAACAGAGAGAATATTTTCGCCATCGTCAAGAATCTCGCCAAAGACGGCCGCTATTACTGGGTCGTCACGGAGTTCGAAACGAAAGTCGACCCGCTTACCAATGAGATCACCGGATATACGGCATTCCGAAAAGCCGCGCCCAAAGAGGCCGTCAAAGCGATCGAGCCGATCTATGAAAAGCTGATCGAGATCGAAGCGGTGGGAGGCATGGAAGCCTCCGAAAAATATCTTCGCGGCTATCTCGAAGAACGCGGTGTCACATACGACGAATTCGTCAACGATCTCATCGGCAACAAAGGGCTCTTCAAAGCCTTTTTCAAGCTGATGAAGAAGATGTTCGGTTAA
- a CDS encoding YajQ family cyclic di-GMP-binding protein has protein sequence MAKEHSFDISAKADMQEIKNATQQAQKEAENRYDFKGIAKEIDLNEKAKTITVTSSSDNKLDALIDILIGKIIKRGLSPKTLKETAREDASGGTRRAVFTIVDAIGKDDAKRIVKEIKGMKLKVQASIQGDEIRVSGKSLDDLQAVMAHLKSLDFDFPINFGNYR, from the coding sequence ATGGCAAAAGAGCACAGTTTCGACATTTCGGCCAAAGCCGATATGCAAGAGATCAAAAACGCGACTCAGCAGGCACAGAAGGAGGCGGAGAACCGCTATGACTTCAAAGGGATCGCCAAGGAGATCGACCTGAACGAAAAGGCGAAGACGATTACGGTTACGAGTTCCAGCGACAACAAACTCGATGCGTTGATCGACATCCTGATCGGAAAGATCATCAAGCGGGGGCTCTCGCCGAAGACACTCAAAGAGACGGCCCGCGAAGATGCCAGTGGCGGAACGCGCCGGGCGGTTTTCACCATCGTCGACGCGATCGGCAAAGATGACGCCAAACGAATCGTCAAAGAGATCAAGGGGATGAAGCTGAAAGTACAGGCTTCGATCCAGGGTGACGAGATCCGTGTCAGCGGCAAGTCGCTGGACGATCTGCAGGCGGTGATGGCGCACCTCAAATCGCTCGATTTCGACTTCCCGATCAACTTCGGAAACTACCGCTAA
- a CDS encoding DUF309 domain-containing protein: MGEACQTFVQLIEAGDYYEAHEALEEIWYPKRFEKDNEISLIKGFINASVAFELVKKGRMEPARKTWKVYLKYRTLIECVESEHLPLYRKVDALLEQKYEQLFGA, translated from the coding sequence ATGGGGGAGGCATGTCAAACGTTCGTGCAACTGATCGAAGCGGGCGACTACTACGAAGCACACGAAGCGCTCGAAGAGATTTGGTATCCGAAGCGGTTTGAAAAAGATAACGAAATTTCGTTGATCAAAGGGTTCATCAATGCATCCGTAGCGTTCGAACTGGTCAAAAAGGGACGGATGGAACCTGCCAGAAAGACATGGAAGGTCTACCTGAAGTATCGTACGCTGATCGAATGTGTCGAGTCTGAGCATCTGCCGCTCTATCGGAAGGTCGACGCGCTTTTGGAGCAGAAATATGAACAACTGTTCGGGGCGTGA
- a CDS encoding nitroreductase family protein, with the protein MNNCSGREYHEATKHSWISVRQNPNRLDWERQPALMKLYPSELPRIELSKNFPSHTLIYHIGGITAKKSYPGVEYYLRTNPSAGALYPNEIYFQARDVEGFDDGIYHFEVGSSSAVLLQPLEEKTGLEPLLKLSSRMKGLLFFVSSPWYRSAWKYKNRAYRYTLLDAGHLLGTIEAGSYLYEHAYRIAYDIDLEGLNRFFGFGPEEFFLSAAIVAVPDRGKEVSLPASTLVQSDPTGVFEPNSVIERAYRDTLRLKACRKAARFPHFTFHKEAWEETILRRRSIREFAKRPITKAQFEAIMEIVDQPIPSDCDEPLQIYAVINRVEGMPLGVWHRGEMVKIGDFSKKAGYLCLEQRLGSESAVTFFILSDGCNYRALYQKAGVVGHRLYLASGYLGIGCSGIGAYYDDDVAAFLQSDAMVLYALAIGR; encoded by the coding sequence ATGAACAACTGTTCGGGGCGTGAATATCACGAGGCGACGAAGCACTCCTGGATTTCTGTCCGCCAAAACCCCAACAGGCTCGATTGGGAGCGTCAGCCCGCATTGATGAAGCTCTACCCTTCGGAGCTTCCGCGGATCGAACTTTCAAAAAACTTTCCTTCCCACACACTGATTTACCATATTGGCGGCATAACCGCAAAAAAGAGCTATCCGGGCGTCGAGTACTATCTGCGTACCAACCCGAGTGCCGGGGCGCTCTACCCGAACGAAATCTATTTTCAGGCGCGGGATGTCGAAGGGTTCGACGATGGCATCTACCATTTCGAGGTGGGAAGTTCATCGGCGGTTCTGCTTCAGCCGTTGGAAGAGAAGACGGGGCTCGAGCCGCTTTTGAAGCTCTCCTCCCGGATGAAAGGGTTGCTCTTTTTTGTGAGTTCGCCGTGGTACCGCTCGGCCTGGAAATACAAAAACCGCGCCTACCGCTACACGCTTCTCGATGCCGGCCATCTTCTCGGTACGATCGAAGCGGGAAGCTACCTCTACGAACACGCCTACCGCATCGCCTACGATATCGATTTGGAAGGATTGAACCGCTTTTTCGGTTTCGGTCCCGAAGAGTTCTTTCTCTCCGCCGCGATCGTCGCCGTACCGGATAGGGGCAAAGAGGTGTCGTTGCCCGCATCGACGCTCGTTCAGAGCGATCCGACAGGTGTCTTCGAACCCAATTCGGTGATCGAACGGGCCTATCGGGATACGCTGCGTCTGAAGGCGTGCCGAAAAGCGGCGCGTTTTCCACATTTTACCTTTCACAAAGAGGCGTGGGAAGAGACGATTCTGCGCCGCCGATCGATTCGGGAGTTCGCGAAGCGGCCGATCACGAAAGCGCAGTTTGAAGCGATCATGGAGATCGTCGATCAGCCGATACCGAGCGACTGCGACGAACCGCTTCAAATCTACGCGGTGATCAATCGTGTCGAGGGGATGCCTTTGGGCGTTTGGCATCGCGGCGAAATGGTCAAAATCGGCGACTTCTCCAAAAAAGCGGGCTACCTCTGTCTCGAGCAGCGGCTCGGCAGCGAAAGTGCCGTCACCTTTTTCATACTGTCGGATGGATGCAACTATCGTGCACTCTATCAAAAGGCGGGAGTCGTGGGCCATCGCCTCTATCTCGCCTCGGGCTACCTCGGGATCGGATGCAGTGGGATCGGTGCCTACTACGACGACGATGTCGCAGCGTTCTTGCAGAGCGATGCGATGGTTCTCTATGCCCTGGCCATCGGTAGATAA
- a CDS encoding diguanylate cyclase, translating into MTLDNKNLWPLTLLKLMMVVLTGIVVYTGIEYYKQRELEGVARRAQENQQRLISLELETFKTTSDIVATLMFDDTTRQLLYDATHGGDEEKIRRTLYRRYAPIYKKLADYKLRHFQFHLPDGRSFLRIHKADVYGDSLLEIRPSIAKIVKTHKPLYGFETGRYLEAYRAIYPLFYRGNYVGSVELSFTFDVMKRMLERIHRGSTQYYLILDFKELKKVVDWKRLHAYRRCFIDPDFVINEKCAQTCRKLKSIGFKTDLSSYREFSKIVQGPDRYFYILSFLPLRMIDGHPGGYYIVIQKDTGAVAGVVSGARIALIALALAVLVAILLIVMLHIYRIKARAAELDALTGAYNRRGCLRRLGNNGKRYALLFVDIDHFKQINDTYGHDVGDEVLKTVARIMATHIRREDVLCRYGGEEFLVFVSNASQDQARMIAEKLRKHIQIHRFDGVENVTVSIGIAIRRRNESIGSLIARADKNLYKAKNEGRNRVSSDEDEGLKKD; encoded by the coding sequence ATGACATTGGATAACAAAAACCTATGGCCGCTGACGCTTTTGAAGTTGATGATGGTCGTATTGACGGGAATTGTCGTATATACCGGTATCGAGTATTATAAGCAAAGAGAGCTCGAAGGCGTCGCCAGGCGGGCACAGGAGAATCAGCAGCGGCTGATTTCACTGGAGCTGGAAACGTTCAAGACGACATCCGACATCGTCGCGACATTGATGTTCGACGATACGACACGGCAGCTGCTTTACGATGCGACGCACGGGGGTGACGAAGAGAAGATTCGCAGGACGCTCTATCGACGCTATGCGCCGATCTACAAGAAACTTGCAGATTACAAACTGCGCCATTTCCAGTTCCATCTGCCGGACGGCCGCTCTTTTTTGCGTATTCACAAAGCGGATGTTTATGGAGATTCGCTTCTGGAAATCAGGCCGTCGATCGCGAAGATCGTCAAAACCCATAAACCTCTGTACGGTTTCGAGACCGGACGCTACCTGGAAGCTTACCGGGCGATCTATCCGCTCTTCTATCGTGGAAACTACGTTGGAAGTGTCGAACTCTCCTTTACGTTCGATGTCATGAAACGTATGCTCGAACGGATCCATCGAGGTTCGACGCAATACTATCTGATCCTCGATTTCAAAGAGCTCAAAAAAGTGGTCGACTGGAAACGCCTGCACGCTTACCGCCGATGCTTCATCGACCCGGACTTCGTCATAAACGAGAAGTGTGCACAGACGTGCCGAAAATTGAAATCGATCGGTTTCAAGACCGACCTCTCTTCCTATCGCGAATTTTCCAAAATCGTGCAGGGGCCGGACCGATATTTCTACATACTCAGTTTTCTGCCGCTCAGGATGATCGACGGACATCCGGGCGGCTACTATATCGTGATCCAGAAAGATACGGGTGCGGTCGCGGGGGTCGTTTCGGGTGCGCGGATCGCCCTGATCGCCCTGGCTCTGGCCGTACTTGTTGCGATACTGCTTATCGTGATGCTCCATATTTACAGGATCAAAGCCCGTGCGGCCGAATTGGACGCACTCACGGGGGCTTACAACCGGCGTGGTTGTCTGCGCAGACTCGGCAACAACGGAAAACGCTACGCTCTTCTGTTCGTCGATATCGACCATTTCAAACAGATCAACGATACATACGGGCATGATGTAGGCGACGAAGTGCTCAAGACGGTGGCACGGATCATGGCCACACATATCCGGCGTGAGGATGTCCTGTGCCGTTACGGAGGGGAAGAGTTTCTGGTTTTCGTGAGCAACGCATCGCAGGATCAGGCACGGATGATCGCCGAAAAGCTTCGTAAGCATATCCAGATCCATCGATTCGACGGGGTGGAAAATGTCACCGTAAGCATCGGCATCGCGATTCGGCGCCGAAACGAGTCGATCGGTTCGCTGATCGCAAGAGCGGACAAAAATCTATACAAAGCGAAAAACGAAGGCCGCAACAGGGTGAGTTCGGATGAAGATGAAGGTCTGAAAAAAGATTGA
- a CDS encoding DUF3972 domain-containing protein, which produces MQQLVKPSEYAKMHGLSRQSVYAKIKRGTLPSRKIDGRYYVIVASDIEQDVDKPGQEEKIEHVSLIDEYREILKAKDETIEVLKASIEDLKEANAQITQTLQQEITLLKQAFHEMKTIYQNNYQLTHVKPNEDEEKRPHIDVEPEEEAKPEKAKKSEKNTKEKRNEQKSEDECWIPLGDLIQRQQYNYNKAKQVVKRFKKAYKKGDKRIKKQNGIYYISCYDFYEDILE; this is translated from the coding sequence ATGCAACAACTTGTCAAGCCCTCGGAATACGCCAAGATGCACGGTCTTTCGAGGCAGAGTGTCTATGCGAAGATCAAACGCGGCACACTGCCGTCAAGAAAGATCGACGGGCGATACTATGTCATCGTCGCATCGGATATAGAACAAGATGTTGACAAACCTGGTCAGGAAGAGAAGATAGAACATGTTTCACTCATCGACGAATACCGGGAGATTCTCAAGGCCAAAGACGAAACCATAGAGGTTTTGAAAGCATCCATCGAAGATCTCAAAGAGGCGAACGCACAGATCACGCAAACACTGCAGCAGGAGATCACACTTCTCAAGCAGGCGTTTCATGAGATGAAAACGATTTATCAAAACAATTACCAGTTGACACATGTAAAGCCAAACGAAGATGAAGAAAAAAGGCCGCACATCGACGTCGAACCGGAAGAAGAGGCCAAACCGGAAAAAGCGAAAAAAAGCGAAAAAAATACCAAAGAGAAGAGAAACGAGCAAAAGAGTGAAGATGAGTGCTGGATTCCCCTAGGCGACCTGATTCAACGACAACAGTACAACTACAACAAAGCCAAACAGGTTGTCAAACGGTTCAAGAAAGCCTATAAGAAGGGAGACAAACGCATCAAAAAGCAAAATGGCATCTACTATATCTCCTGTTACGACTTTTACGAAGATATTTTGGAGTGA
- a CDS encoding protein-L-isoaspartate(D-aspartate) O-methyltransferase has protein sequence MDNAGRIILQKFADALADEVELTPSVYKAFTEIERELFVPQGFRHWAYRLDALPIKANQWISSPITVAKMTVYLEPDGADNVLEIGCGSGYQAAILSRLFRRVFTIERIDALLKEAKTRFKKLDIHNIHTRLDDGQRGWRQYAPFDRILFSASTPQVPQTLFDQLADKGVLVAPIEKDGEQIITQFKKENGVIKEFPKESCLFVPVKKGVE, from the coding sequence ATGGATAATGCCGGGCGCATTATCCTTCAAAAATTCGCAGACGCTCTGGCCGACGAGGTCGAACTCACACCCTCCGTCTACAAAGCGTTTACCGAGATCGAACGGGAGCTTTTCGTCCCTCAGGGGTTCCGGCACTGGGCATATCGTCTCGACGCGCTTCCGATCAAAGCCAACCAATGGATCAGTTCACCCATTACCGTCGCCAAAATGACAGTCTATCTCGAGCCCGATGGGGCTGACAACGTTCTGGAAATCGGCTGTGGCAGCGGTTACCAAGCTGCTATCCTGAGCCGTCTTTTTCGGCGTGTCTTTACCATCGAACGGATTGACGCATTGCTGAAAGAGGCGAAAACACGCTTCAAAAAACTCGACATCCACAACATTCACACGCGTCTGGACGATGGACAGCGCGGATGGCGGCAGTACGCACCCTTCGACAGAATTCTCTTTTCGGCTTCCACCCCACAAGTTCCACAGACACTTTTCGACCAGCTTGCGGACAAAGGAGTTCTTGTCGCGCCGATCGAAAAAGATGGAGAACAGATCATTACACAGTTTAAAAAAGAGAACGGCGTTATCAAAGAATTTCCAAAAGAGAGCTGCCTTTTTGTCCCTGTCAAAAAGGGTGTCGAGTAA
- a CDS encoding carbon-nitrogen hydrolase family protein, with the protein MTTSNLKWKTFAIQMATSENFDENIAHLLELIANLPEHSIIVTPEVCLTGFAYDRMNEAAEAGLYALEQIKKISRDKIITLTTIAKEGEDFVNRTDVIHNGDIVHTQHKVKLFPLGNEHHHFKAGSEEEIKIFEIDGIKFGIIVCFELRFTEFWLKLRGADIILNPSLWGKPRKQHYEILTRALAITNQCYVVAADSANPDMARSSAIIDPNGKAISDDYAEVIEGIFDPREVKRIRRYIEMDLFHG; encoded by the coding sequence TTGACGACTTCTAATCTAAAATGGAAAACCTTCGCCATTCAGATGGCGACAAGCGAAAATTTCGACGAGAACATCGCCCATCTGCTGGAGCTTATCGCGAATCTACCGGAACATTCGATCATCGTCACACCCGAAGTGTGCCTTACAGGCTTCGCGTACGACCGCATGAACGAAGCGGCGGAAGCCGGCCTTTACGCGCTCGAGCAGATCAAAAAGATAAGCCGTGACAAAATCATCACATTAACAACCATCGCCAAGGAAGGGGAAGATTTCGTCAACCGCACGGATGTCATCCACAATGGCGATATCGTCCATACCCAGCACAAAGTCAAACTCTTTCCGTTGGGCAACGAGCATCACCATTTCAAAGCGGGAAGCGAAGAGGAGATCAAAATTTTTGAGATCGACGGTATCAAATTCGGGATCATCGTCTGCTTCGAACTTCGGTTTACCGAATTTTGGCTCAAACTGCGCGGTGCGGATATCATATTGAACCCTTCGCTCTGGGGGAAACCGCGTAAACAACACTACGAAATCCTCACGCGTGCGCTCGCCATCACCAACCAGTGCTATGTCGTCGCAGCCGACAGCGCCAACCCCGATATGGCACGCAGCAGTGCCATCATCGACCCGAACGGCAAAGCGATCAGCGACGACTATGCAGAAGTGATCGAAGGTATCTTCGACCCGAGAGAAGTCAAACGCATCCGCCGCTACATCGAGATGGATCTCTTTCATGGATAA
- a CDS encoding ribonucleotide-diphosphate reductase subunit beta: protein MKKKLYNTECDTTRSTTSIINGCTAGIINLNRCSYPWAYNLWEVMMANTWFPTEVDLTEDARDYKHLLPAERRMYDKVLAQLIFMDSIQTNNTVDNVNPWITAPEVNMCLVRQAFEEALHSQSYAVMVDSISINTDEIYDMWKSDSELLRKNSFIGDVYEKFGEKAQDDDEAKLYMLVANQCLEGIYFYSGFSAMYALARSGKMLGSAQMIRFIQRDEVTHLALYSNIIKEIKKEYPHLFNERVVKNMREMYRQAYELERNWGWYVTEDQILGLNQQIIDQYVQYLTDKRLRAIGLEPMFGADNPIKWVDSFSTFNDQKTNFFEGNVTNYSKGSISFDDF, encoded by the coding sequence ATGAAAAAAAAGCTATACAACACCGAATGTGATACGACACGTTCAACCACCTCTATCATCAACGGCTGTACGGCCGGAATCATCAATCTGAACCGATGTTCTTATCCCTGGGCTTACAACCTCTGGGAAGTGATGATGGCGAATACTTGGTTCCCGACCGAAGTCGATTTGACTGAGGATGCGAGGGACTACAAGCATCTTCTGCCGGCGGAACGCCGCATGTACGACAAAGTACTCGCGCAGCTCATCTTTATGGACTCGATCCAGACCAACAACACCGTCGACAACGTCAACCCCTGGATCACGGCACCGGAAGTTAATATGTGCCTAGTCCGGCAAGCCTTCGAAGAGGCGCTTCATTCGCAGAGCTACGCCGTCATGGTCGACAGTATCTCGATCAATACCGACGAGATTTACGACATGTGGAAAAGTGACAGTGAACTGCTTCGAAAAAACTCTTTCATCGGAGACGTTTACGAAAAGTTCGGCGAAAAGGCGCAGGACGACGATGAAGCGAAACTTTACATGCTCGTGGCGAACCAGTGCCTGGAAGGAATCTACTTCTACAGCGGCTTCTCCGCAATGTATGCCCTGGCACGCAGCGGGAAGATGCTCGGAAGCGCACAGATGATCCGCTTTATCCAGCGCGACGAAGTGACGCACCTGGCACTCTACAGCAATATCATCAAAGAGATCAAAAAAGAGTACCCTCACCTGTTCAACGAGCGTGTGGTCAAAAATATGCGCGAGATGTACCGACAGGCTTACGAACTCGAACGCAACTGGGGCTGGTATGTCACGGAAGATCAGATTCTGGGCCTCAATCAGCAGATCATCGACCAGTATGTACAGTATCTGACCGACAAACGCTTGAGGGCGATCGGGCTCGAGCCGATGTTCGGCGCCGACAATCCGATCAAATGGGTTGACAGTTTTTCAACCTTCAACGACCAAAAAACGAATTTCTTCGAAGGAAATGTCACCAATTACTCGAAAGGGAGCATTAGTTTTGACGACTTCTAA